CAGGTCCGGCTCGCCGCGCAGCTCCAGCACCTCGGCGTCGGTGATGAGCTCCACGCCCAGGTCGCGGACCTGCCGCACGGTCGGCGGGTGCGCCCGGAACGTCGCGCGGCGGTGCACGAGGGTGACGCTGGCCGCGATCGGGTGCAGCGCGAGCGCCCAGTCGAACGCCGAGTCGCCGCCGCCGACCACCACCACGTCCTGGCCCAGGTGCACGTCGAGCTTCGGCACGAAGTGCACCATGCCGCGGTCCAGCCAGCCGTCGCCCGCGGGCAGCGGGCGCGGCCGGAACTCGCCGATGCCCGCCGTGATCAGCACGGCGCCCGCGCGCACCACGCCGCCGTCGGCCAGCCCGACCTCCAGTCGACCGTCCACTTCGGACAGCGTGCGGGCCTGGCGGCCGAGCAGGTAGGTCGGGCTCCACTGGTCGGCCTGCCGCACGAGCGCCGACACCAGGTCGCGACCGCGCACCGCCGGGAACCCGGCCACGTCGAAGATCATCTTCTCCGGGTACATCGCGGTGACCTGGCCGCCCGCCTCGGGCAGCGCGTCGACCAGCGCGACCGACAGGTCCCGGAACCCCGCGTAGTACGCCGCGAACAGCCCGGTGGGGCCCGCACCGACGATCAGCAGGTCGACCTCAAGCTCCATCCCTCGACCATAGGTGTTCAGCGCCACTGTTCCTACTCCTATCGGGCCGTGCCCCGACGGGCGGTCCAAACTCGGTGGTATGGCTGAACAGGAGTACCGCGTCGAGCACGACACGATGGGCGAGGTCCGGGTGCCGGCAGACGCGTTGTGGCGTGCGCAGACGCAGCGCGCGGTGGAGAACTTCCCGATCTCCGGACGTGGTCTGGAACGCGCTCAGA
This genomic window from Saccharothrix sp. HUAS TT1 contains:
- a CDS encoding NAD(P)/FAD-dependent oxidoreductase → MELEVDLLIVGAGPTGLFAAYYAGFRDLSVALVDALPEAGGQVTAMYPEKMIFDVAGFPAVRGRDLVSALVRQADQWSPTYLLGRQARTLSEVDGRLEVGLADGGVVRAGAVLITAGIGEFRPRPLPAGDGWLDRGMVHFVPKLDVHLGQDVVVVGGGDSAFDWALALHPIAASVTLVHRRATFRAHPPTVRQVRDLGVELITDAEVLELRGEPDLAEVEVAVKGGDRKVLPAQAVVAALGFTADLGPIESWGLELDHRAVLVDTTMRTARPRVYAAGDVAQYPGKVKLIATGFGEAATAVNNIAVLLNPDAHLFPGHSSNAT